A single region of the Brassica rapa cultivar Chiifu-401-42 chromosome A03, CAAS_Brap_v3.01, whole genome shotgun sequence genome encodes:
- the LOC103859164 gene encoding uncharacterized protein At3g06530 isoform X2, whose amino-acid sequence MSSSLASQLQAIKSIVQADTEPSKRPYTRPSILFSPKEAADFDIESIHELGLKGLEVLGNKDERFKNFANDLFSHKSREIDRELLSKEENAKIDASISSYLRLLSGYLQFRASLETLEYLIRRYKVHVYNVEDVVLCALPYHDTHAFVRIVQLITTGNTKWKFLDGVKNSGAPPPRAVIVHQCIRDMNVLEALCDYGSRTKKYQPSKPVVSFSTAVVVEVLGSVAKVDGDIVKQILPFVDSGLQSAVKGCLDQQAGALMVVGMLATRATLNDNLIKRFMRSIIDISREHAKESSDRHWLRLSFMALINLVQLQSVDLIPKKALDLLKEIRDISGVLLGLSKEFNIKRFLAVLLDSLLLYSSSDDQCLETLVSIIDNVPVDKLVDHLISKVFSTCMTQYQKNKSDLTSSTSGSWAKKILAVVSKKYSVELRAAVPKFMEDTKGQSKKEDLKLEILSRMMDGNSDISTPFMDSKLWFRLHHPKAAVRCAALSSLNSDLKSDRSKAENLITIQDAIVRQLWDDDLAVVQAALSIDQLPNIVTSSSLLDALLHLVKRCVGILLSGSQNVQLAADVVALSLKIAVSSFCNQADSTEKVASAVFPFLLIQPKSWNLNLHVLTLVKDVSWPLIKNLVADDGMKNLPDIMSGNISSISMDIINILGEALSLEPDERRIELIESACNFKLSEVLEACSNIKLTEQELNKLQKGLLIRESVSALNMNIVDQLAEAFLMHPGDIIQWLNNSCQDAPLSKTLFYLLLMQSLHKMNSSSDPSHFLDLVDLCFPVLKTEWQDLDVAVDVSFKELSKSNCRELLYQLCDTYDVTALNSKLLLCLFWKLVDSFVKLEPAHVSSVFSKRLCSGLEDLFFFFATTRSQHVFKEHLHYRVREAKVCPVLFLTRLLSREDVPPMVQIESLKCFSYLCSTGNSEWSIQIFSSFPVLLVAMSSDNQDVKVAAMNCLEAFFNLWCRVDSSKKNGSAAIYSSSFDELLGMIIQQRRLILSDNKFLSSYLTSLLSSTPNDLLVPVDLQKRFDQSTKESVLSFILLYAQELPAYGKLKLLSLLKGLGILLMHDENVKSLAQLLDKRSQYYVKLDKTSPPISETEVDLLCLLLECSMMRSSLFKGQSLDDHIMKALKMDYGDSENPAVISPCITILEKLTNQYFTELKTEVQIRFFNKLVSMFRSTNGRIQNAAKEAVLRLKISCSTVVHTLDHITQQNNLVIDSLSKKKKPKKNSESCLDEDVNGGELLRGEKALSFIASLVDMLLLKKDLVHRESLVGPLFKLLGRSMSNEWVNIASSAEETSVQPPQDVREITQASISSIQQTVLLLLKDIFDSPNMNPLKADITSEINVKMLVEFAHSSNDGVTRNYIFSLFTSIIKIVPDRVLDHIISILTLVGESTVTQIDSHSKSIFEEFISSVIPFWLSKTKSEEKLLEIFVKVLPDIVKHRRRSIVAYLLRVIGEQNGLPSLLVLLFQSLISRKDSAWLGKVQTSESFLSDVKREWEYAFAVEICEQYTSSTWLSSLVMLLQTISKDSSSKECFFQMRLVLEFIFQKLQDPEFAFAVSLEPRNNVSVGIQQKLQELMKGCILLLQAVDSTKEKDVTSLVRKEIRMRVHDILMTVTGVMDLSIYFRVVTSLLQQQSDRNGTRKVLGLISARAKDSSSSKLKQKRRLSNQKRGNPWLNLDEAAVEAFGKMCEEIVNVIVETDDESGVPAKRAAISTLEVLASRLPSDHQIFSRCLASVAEGISSKNLGVSSSCLRTTGALINVLGPKALVELPRIMKNLVQQSREVSSASTTTGSATADEQLVMLSVLVTLEAVIDKLGGFLNPHLGDIIRLMVLHPEYVSDFDKNLKSKANAIRRLLTEKIPVRLTLQPLLRIYDEAVTSGDASLVIAFDMLENLVAKMDRASVVCNHAKIFDQCLVALDIRRQNPATIQNVDDAERSVISATVTLTKKLTESEFKPLFIRSIDWAESDIVDGSGNENKSVDRSISFYSLVNRLCESHMSIFVPYFKFMLDSIVSHLTSAGASVSTRKKKKAKIQETVDTIPPKSWHLRALVLSSLNNCFLHDTGSLKFLDANNFQVLLKPIVSQLVVEPPSDLKEHPRLPSVEEIDELVVLCIGQMGVASGSDLLWKPLNHEVLMQTRSEKLRARMLSLRSVKQLMDNLKEEYLVLLAETIPFLGELLEDVDLSVKSLSQDIIAKLEEMSGEDLAQHL is encoded by the exons GGTGCATGTATATAATGTAGAAGATGTGGTGTTATGTGCTTTGCCGTATCACGATACGCATGCGTTTGTCCGTATTGTTCAGCTGATTACCACTGG AAACACCAAGTGGAAGTTTCTGGATGGTGTGAAGAACTCAGGTGCTCCACCTCCTAGAGCTGTTATCGTTCACCAGTGTATACGTGATATGAATGTATTGGAGGCCTTGTGTGACTAT GGATCTCGGACCAAGAAGTATCAGCCTTCAAAACCCGTGGTCAGCTTCTCCACAGCTGTTGTCGTCGAGGTTCTAGGTTCTGTGGCCAAGGTTGATGGAGATATTGTAAAGCAGATTTTACCATTTGTGGACTCTGGTCTTCAGTCCGCTGTAAAAGGATGTTTAGATCAGCAG gcTGGTGCGTTGATGGTTGTTGGCATGTTGGCTACCAGAGCCACGCTAAATGATAACCTTATCAAACGCTTTATGAGGTCAATCATCGACATTTCTCGTGAACATGCCAAAGAGTCCTCTGATCGTCATTGGCTTCGATTGTCATTTATGGCATTGATTAATCTGGTTCAG TTGCAGTCTGTGGACTTGATCCCAAAGAAAGCTTTGGACCTTTTAAAGGAAATAAG GGATATTTCTGGTGTTCTTCTAGGCTTGTCCAAAGAGTTCAACATTAAGAGGTTCCTTGCAGTGTTACtagattctcttcttctttacaG TTCGTCTGATGATCAATGTCTGGAAACTCTAGTTTCGATAATTGATAATGTTCCAGTAGACAAGTTGGTTGATCATTTGATCTCCAAGGTTTTCTCTACTTGTATGACACAATACCAGAAGAACAAAAGTGATCTTACATCTTCTACATCTG GGAGCTGGGCCAAGAAAATTCTGGCTGTTGTTAGCAAGAAGTATTCTGTTGAATTACGTGCAGCAGTACCAAAATTTATGGAG GATACTAAAGGTCAGTCGAAGAAAGAAGATTTGAAGCTGGAGATCTTGTCTCGTATGATGGATGGAAATTCAGACATTTCCACGCCGTTCATGGATTCAAAATTATGGTTCCGGCTCCACCATCCTAAG GCTGCTGTACGTTGTGCTGCGCTTTCAAGTCTAAACAGTGATCTCAAGAGTGATAGATCTAAGGCAGAG AACCTCATCACAATTCAGGATGCTATAGTGCGCCAGCTTTGGGATGATGACCTGGCTGTTGTTCAAGCCGCCCTGTCTATTGATCAGTTGCCCAATATTGTAACCAGTTCTAGTCTTCTGGATGCTTTGCTTCATTTGGTGAAACGGTGTGTTGGGATTCTCCTATCAG GATCACAAAATGTTCAACTTGCAGCAGATGTCGTTGCTCTGTCCCTTAAAATTGCTGTCTCAAGTTTCTGTAATCAAGCAGACTCTACCGAGAAAGTCGCCTCTGCAGTGTTCCCATTTCTCTTAATTCAGCCTAAG AGTTGGAATTTAAATCTACATGTGCTGACATTGGTGAAGGATGTTAGCTGGCCACTTATCAAGAATCTTGTTGCTGATGACGGAATG AAAAATCTCCCAGATATCATGTCTGGAAATATATCCTCGATAAGCATGGATATCATCAATATTTTGGGGGAAGCACTTTCCTTGGAACCTGATGAGCGTAGGATTGAGCTAATTGAGAGTGCTTGCAACTTTAAGCTTTCTGAAGTTTTGGAAGCATGCAGCAATATCAAATTGACAGAACAGGAACTCAACAAGTTGCAG AAGGGACTGTTGATCCGTGAAAGTGTGTCCGCATTGAACATGAATATCGTTGACCAGCTGGCGGAAGCATTTCTGATGCACCCTGGTGACATTATTCAGTGGCTTAATAACAGTTGCCAAGATGCACCGTTGTCAAAGACGCTGTTTTACCTTTTGTTGATGCAGTCGTTGCACAAGATGAATTCTTCATCTG ATCCGAGTCACTTTTTGGATCTTGTCGACCTTTGCTTTCCTGTTCTGAAGACCGAGTGGCAAGATCTTGATGTTGCAGTTGATGTGTCTTTTAAAGAG CTGTCCAAAAGCAACTGCCGCGAACTCTTATATCAACTTTGTGACACCTATGATGTCACTGCACTGAATTCAAAGCTTCTACTCTGCTTGTTTTGGAAATTGGTCGACTCATTCGTTAAACTTGAACCGGCCCATGTCTCTTCG GTTTTTAGCAAAAGGTTGTGTAGCGGACTTGaagatttgtttttcttttttgcaaCAACCCGATCACAGCATGTTTTCAAGGAACACCTCCACTACCGTGTGAGAGAAGCCAAAGTCTGTCCCGTTTTGTTTCTCACTCGACTCCTATCACGAGAAG ATGTTCCTCCTATGGTCCAAATTGAAAGTCTAAAATGCTTCTCGTATCTTTGCTCCACTGGAAATAGTGAATGGTCGATTCAGATTTTCTCTAGTTTTCCAGTACTTTTGGTTGCCATGTCGAGTGATAATCAG GACGTTAAAGTAGCTGCCATGAATTGCTTAGAGGCGTTCTTCAACCTATGGTGCCGTGTTGACTCTAGCAAGAAAAATG GGAGTGCTGCAATCTATAGTAGTTCCTTTGATGAACTTTTGGGAATGATCATTCAACAAAGGAGGCTTATATTGTCGGACAATAAGTTTCTCTCATCGTACTTGACATCGTTGCTCAGTTCAACCCCTAATGACTTGCTAGTGCCAGTTGACCTGCAAAAGAG GTTTGATCAATCCACAAAAGAAAGCGTTCTTTCATTCATCTTATTGTATGCGCAAGAACTTCCTGCTTATGGGAAG CTAAAACTTCTATCACTGCTAAAAGGTCTGGGCATCTTGCTTATGCATGATGAAAATGTTAAGTCATTAGCACAACTTCTAGATAAACGTAGTCAGTACTATGTTAAACTGGACAAAACTTCCCCGCCAATATCAGAAACTGAGGTCGACTTATTGTGCCTTCTCCTGGAG TGCTCCATGATGCGTTCATCATTGTTTAAAGGGCAGTCTCTTGACGATCACATAATGAAGGCATTGAAA ATGGATTATGGGGATTCAGAAAATCCTGCGGTTATCTCTCCATGTATTACTATTTTGGAGAAGTTAACCAATCAATATTTTACTGAACTGAAGACTGAGGTTCAG ATTCGTTTCTTCAACAAGCTAGTGTCTATGTTTCGAAGTACAAATGGCAGGATACAAAATGCTGCTAAAGAAGCTGTCTTACGCCTGAAG ATTTCTTGTTCAACGGTGGTCCATACACTCGATCATATCACTCAGCAGAATAATCTTGTTATTGATTCTTtgagcaagaagaagaaaccgaAGAAAAATTCAGAGTCCTGCCTAGACGAGGACGTAAATGGTGGGGAACTTCTAAGAGGAGAAAAGGCTCTCTCTTTCATTGCCTCGTTAGTTGACATGCTGCTTCTAAAGAAAGATCTAGTTCACAG GGAGTCCCTTGTAGGGCCTTTGTTTAAGCTCCTAGGACGATCTATGTCTAATGAATGGGTGAATATTGCTTCGTCGGCTGAAGAAACCTCCGTCCAACCTCCTCAGGACGTCCGTGAAATAACTCAGGCATCTATTTCTTCCATCCAACAGACAGTGCTCTTACTCctcaaagatatttttgattCTCCGAATATGAATCCTTTGAAG GCTGACATAACAAGTGAAATCAATGTCAAAATGCTGGTTGAGTTTGCCCATTCCTCAAATGATGGAGTCACACGGAACTATATCTTCTCCCTCTTCACATCAATAATTAAAATTGTTCCAGATAGAGTTTTGGACCATATTATCAGCATACTTACACTTGTTGGAGAATCAACGGTGACACAG attGATAGCCACTCCAAGTCGATCTTTGAGGAGTTTATATCATCAGTTATTCCATTTTGGCTGTCTAAGACTAAGAGTGAGGAGAAGTTGCTGGAG atttttgttAAAGTGTTGCCTGATATTGTTAAGCATAGAAGGCGCTCCATTGTAGCTTACCTGCTGAG AGTTATTGGTGAACAAAATGGCTTGCCTTCTTTACTTGTCCTCTTGTTCCAGTCCCTGATTTCAAGGAAAGACTCAGCTTGGCTTGGTAAAGTCCAGACTTCAGAAAGTTTCTTATCCGATGTTAAGAGGGAATGGGAGTATGCTTTTGCCGTGGAAATATGCGAACAATATACTTCTTCAACATGGCTCTCTTCCCTGGTCATGCTTCTTCAGACTATCAGCAAAGACAGTTCTagtaaagaatgtttttttcagATGCGACTTGTCCTAGAATTTATATTCCAGAAATTGCAAGACCCAGAATTTGCATTTGCAGTGTCACTTGAACCAAGAAATAATGTTTCAGTTGGCATTCAG CAAAAACTACAGGAACTTATGAAGGGTTGTATACTTCTCCTGCAAGCTGTTGATTCCACGAAGGAGAAAGATGTGACTTCTCTGGTTAGAAAGGAAATCAGAATGCGTGTACATGATATCTTGATGACTGTTACGGGAGTTATGGATCTGTCTATATATTTCAGAGTTGTTACTAGCTTGCTTCAACAGCAGTCGGATCGTAATGGGACGAGAAAG GTACTTGGCCTTATAAGTGCAAGAGCTAAggactcttcttcttctaaacTGAAACAAAAGAGGAGGCTTTCCAATCAGAAAAGAGGAAATCCTTGGTTGAACCTGGATGAGGCTGCTGTTGAAGCTTTCGGGAAGATGTGTGAGGAAATCGTCAATGTGATTGTTGAGACAGATGATGAGTCAGGTGTCCCAGCTAAACGAGCTGCCATTTCTACGCTAGAAGTTTTGGCTAGCAGGCTTCCCTCTGATCATCAGATCTTCAGCAGGTGTCTTGCATCTGTTGCAGAAGGCATCAGCTCAAAGAATCTGGGAGTTTCTTCAAGCTGTCTTCGTACAACTGGTGCCTTGATCAATGTTCTTGGACCAAAGGCGCTCGTTGAACTTCCACGCATAATGAAAAATTTGGTACAACAATCTCGCGAAGTGTCATCTGCATCAACAACAACTGGAAGCGCAACAGCTGACGAACAGTTGGTTATGCTGTCTGTTCTAGTCACTTTGGAAGCAGTGATTGATAAACTTGGAGGCTTCCTGAATCCTCATCTTGGGGATATCATCAGACTCATGGTTCTGCATCCTGAATATGTCTCTGACTTCGACAAGAACCTCAAGTCCAAAGCCAATGCCATAAGGAGACTCCTCACTGAAAAAATACCA GTTCGCCTCACTCTGCAACCTCTTCTGCGAATATACGATGAAGCTGTTACTTCTGGAGATGCAAGTTTGGTGATTGCTTTTGACATGCTAGAAAACCTGGTTGCAAAAATGGATAGAGCATCTGTTGTTTGCAACCATGCAAAGATTTTCGACCAATGCTTAGTTGCCCTAGATATCCGACGCCAAAATCCAGCAACGATTCAGAACGTTGATGATGCGGAGAGAAGTGTAATCAGTGCGACGGTTACACTCACAAAGAAGCTGACTGAGTCTGAGTTCAAACCCCTCTTTATCAGAAGTATTGATTGGGCAGAGTCAGATATTGTAGATGGATCTGGGAATGAGAACAAGAGCGTGGACAGATCCATCTCTTTCTATAGTCTAGTGAATAGGCTCTGTGAGAGTCACAT GTCGATCTTTGTACCATACTTCAAGTTCATGCTTGATAGTATTGTATCGCATCTCACTAGTGCCGGAGCATCAGTTTCAACaaggaagaaaaagaaagcCAAGATTCAGGAAACGGTTGACACTATACCACCAAAGAGCTGGCATCTTAGGGCGTTGGTGCTTTCTTCTCTAAATAACTGCTTTTTGCATGATACTGGAAGCTTGAAGTTCCTCGACGCAAATAACTTCCAG GTGCTACTGAAGCCTATAGTATCTCAGCTTGTTGTTGAACCGCCATCTGATTTAAAGGAGCATCCACGTCTACCATCTGTAGAAGAGATTGATGAGTTGGTGGTTTTATGTATTGGTCAGATGGGTGTGGCATCTGGCTCTGATCTTCTCTGGAAACCGTTGAACCACGAG GTGCTAATGCAAACAAGGAGTGAGAAGTTGCGTGCGAGGATGTTGAGTTTGAGGAGTGTGAAACAGTTGATGGATAATCTGAAAGAAGAGTATCTTGTATTGCTAGCTGAGACTATTCCTTTCTTAGGTGAACTACTAGAAGACGTTGATCTTTCTGTCAAGTCTTTGTCTCAAGATATCATCGCAAAGCTGGAAGAGATGAGTGGTGAAGATCTGGCGCAACACCTATGA